TCCTCCATATTCTTCGACGATAGAAGTGGCAATTGTGTGATGCTTTCGCAGCATCTCGCGCCCTCTGATATCACCGTGAGTCTTGAAGTATTTGGTGGAACCCACCACGTCGGTAAAAAGCACGGCAATACTGTGCATGGACGCGTCAGGGTGGGCCTCAATGAGAGAGGTGAAGAAGTTCTTAAACGGTTTTGCGCGCGAAGATTCTTGCAGGCTCATAGCTGATAGACGTATTATCGCCCAAAAGTGAGATTGCTTTAGGGGTGCGTCCGATTATTATCAGAATTAATCCTGATAATCGCATGAATCGACGCCAAGAACACGGTTCTTTTTCTTCTCGGAGTGGATATGTTTAAGCCTGAGCATCTTTTCCTTGGCTCTCTTAGACCTTTTTCTCTTTTGCCTCTTGAGTTTTTCGACTCGCTGGCGTTCCTCAGAGAGCTTGCCGAGGACCATGTTTTCGATCTTTTTTACGAGAATTCTTCGGGCGAGAAAACGATTTAACGCCTGAGACCGTTCTTCCTGGCATTTGACTTCGATACCGGTGGGCAGGTGCTTAAGGTAAACGCACGTGGAGGTCTTGTTGACCTTCTGGCCGCCGTGACCGCTTGAGCGGACAAATTGTTCGAAGATGTCCGATTCGTTTATTCCGAGGGCGGCCATTCTTTCGTACAAAGCTTTTTCTTTCTCGGGAGTGATGCCTGATTTAAGCGTCTTCATGGGTTGCCCTTGACTTCTGCATTAGCATAACGCATTCGACACATTTTCAAAAGTACTAATCGGGAGGGTTTGAGCTATGAGGCTCACGCGGCCATTGCAAAGCCTCTCCGATCTTCTAAGAATTGACTTGAAAAGGTCGAGCTTAGCGGTATAATATGACCATATGAAAAACCTCTTTATCTGCGCGGTCGTATGCATTGCTTTCATTTCCTGCAATAAAGGACTCACTACACCCGTGCGTGAGAAGGCGGAAGCGGACGTGGCAGAAACGCAATACAAGAAAGAGCTTGAGGAGATTAAGAAGACCATAAAGGGCGATACGAAAATAAAGCTCAGGAAGGACGCTAAAGGTTACAGTTGGGAGATAAGCGGCAAGGATCCGCAAGAGATTCTTAAGGCCAATGAAACGCTGGCAAGAAAGCTCGATAACGCACCTCCGAGATGAGATGCCTAACGTGTATCTGCACCAATTCTGCATGGTTACACTGACTATGCCGCAGTGCAGATTTCTCGCTGTAAACGACGAAGAAGGTCTAATATGACCTGACAAGTCTGATAGAAGGGGTTTAAAAACTTTCATTCGTGCATTACTATTTGTTGTACCGGAATGAGTGATGGCAAAAACAGTGTAAGGCGAGGTCCATGAAATTTGAATATAAGATAAAGATATTTACTACACAGAACTTGAAAGAGAGAGGTATTGAAGTCGATTCTCAGGACAGTGTCGTCTATGCCTGCAGGCCGGATGGGGCCTGCGAGGTTCACAACGTTACGCTGGAACAACTCGATAACCTGTCGGAAGCGCTTAATGAAATGGGCGCAGAACGATGGGAACTTGTTCAGCTCGTATTTCACCAATCGGGCATAGTCAGTTTTTGGAAGAGGGTATTGGATAAACCCTAAAGCATAGTCTCATCAAGTAAACGGAGGTGCATCTATGCCGCTTACCCCATGGAAAACCCTGTGGGAGACAAATTTTCCCACGCTCAGGGCAGAAATGGACAAGGTTTTTGAGGACTTTTTTGGAAGGACCGGGTTCCCATCGCTCAAAGAGGGCGCTTTCGTACCGCCTGTTGATGTCCGCGAAACAAAAAAGGACGTCATCGTGATGCTCGACATCCCGGCCATGGATCCGAATGACCTTTCCGTTACCATTACGGAAGACAGATTGACCGTCAAGGGCGAGCGCAAGGCAGAAACGGAAGTCAGGGAAGAGGATTTTTTCAGAAAAGAGCGTGTGCAAGGCACCTTCCAGAGGACAGTACAGCTCCCGACGGAAGTTATAGGGGACAAAGCAAAGGCCACGTATAAGAACGGGGTCCTGGAAATAACCGTACCTAAGTCGCAGAAGACCATGCCCAAAGAGGTGAAGATAGAAGTCAAGTGAAGCAACTGAGTGGTGCGGGCG
The Syntrophorhabdaceae bacterium DNA segment above includes these coding regions:
- a CDS encoding adenylate/guanylate cyclase domain-containing protein, translating into MSLQESSRAKPFKNFFTSLIEAHPDASMHSIAVLFTDVVGSTKYFKTHGDIRGREMLRKHHTIATSIVEEYGGSLIKEVGDSVMVYFPETGNALKAAIKMQHSFGAYNK
- a CDS encoding peptide chain release factor-like protein, with product MKTLKSGITPEKEKALYERMAALGINESDIFEQFVRSSGHGGQKVNKTSTCVYLKHLPTGIEVKCQEERSQALNRFLARRILVKKIENMVLGKLSEERQRVEKLKRQKRKRSKRAKEKMLRLKHIHSEKKKNRVLGVDSCDYQD
- a CDS encoding Hsp20/alpha crystallin family protein, with product MPLTPWKTLWETNFPTLRAEMDKVFEDFFGRTGFPSLKEGAFVPPVDVRETKKDVIVMLDIPAMDPNDLSVTITEDRLTVKGERKAETEVREEDFFRKERVQGTFQRTVQLPTEVIGDKAKATYKNGVLEITVPKSQKTMPKEVKIEVK